One window of Microtus pennsylvanicus isolate mMicPen1 chromosome X, mMicPen1.hap1, whole genome shotgun sequence genomic DNA carries:
- the Srpx gene encoding sushi repeat-containing protein SRPX isoform X1: MGSPGLRPVLLLPPALLLFLLLLLLLRVPPSRGFPDTPWCSPIKVKYGDVYCRAPPGGYYKTALGTRCDIRCRKGYELHGSSQLICQSNKRWSDKVICKQKRCPPLAMPANGGFKCVDGAYFNSRCEYYCSPGYTLKGERTVTCMDTKTWSGPPASCVDVEPPRIKCPSVKERIAEPNKLTVRVSWETPEGRDTADGILTDVILKGLPPGSNFPEGDHKIEYTVHDRAENKGTCKFRVKVRVRRCGKLNAPDNGYMKCSSDGDNYGATCEFSCIGGYELQGSPARVCQSNLAWSGTEPSCAAMNVNVGVRTAAALLDQFYEKRRLLIVSTPTARNLLYRLQLGMLQQAQCGLDLRHVTVVELVGVFPTLIGRIRAKIMPPALALQLRLLLRIPLYSFSMVLVDKHGTDKERYVSLVTPMALFNLIDTFPLRKEEMILQAEMGQTCNT, translated from the exons ACACTCCATGGTGCTCCCCCATCAAGGTGAAGTATGGGGATGTGTACTGCAGGGCCCCTCCAGGGGGATACTACAAAACGGCGTTGGGGACCAGGTGCGACATTCGCTGCAGGAAGGGTTACGAGCTTCATGGCTCTTCCCAGTTGATTTGCCAGTCAAACAAGCGCTGGTCGGATAAGGTCATCTGCAAAC AAAAGCGATGCCCTCCCCTTGCCATGCCAGCAAATGGAGGGTTTAAGTGTGTTGATGGTGCCTACTTCAACTCTCGCTGTGAGTACTATTGCTCACCGGGATATACATTGAAAGGAGAGCGGACAGTCACGTGTATGGACACCAAGACCTGGAGTGGCCCACCAGCCTCCTGTGTGG ATGTGGAACCTCCGAGAATCAAGTGCCCAAGTGTGAAAGAACGTATTGCTGAACCAAATAAGCTGACAGTCCGGGTGTCCTGGGAAACCCCAGAGGGAAGAGATACAGCAGATGGCATTCTTACTGA tGTTATTCTAAAAGGCCTCCCTCCAGGCTCGAATTTTCCAGAAGGGGACCACAAGATTGAATACACAGTCCATGACAGAGCTGAGAACAAGGGCACCTGCAAGTTTCGAGTGAAAGTAAGAG TCAGACGCTGTGGCAAACTCAATGCCCCAGACAATGGTTACATGAAGTGTTCCAGCGATGGTGACAACTACGGAGCTACCTGTGAATTCTCCTGTATTGGTGGCTATGAACTTCAGGGTAGTCCTGCCCGGGTTTGCCAATCCAATCTGGCTTGGTCTGGCACGGAGCCCAGCTGTGCAG CGATGAATGTCAATGTCGGTGTCAGAACAGCAGCGGCACTCCTGGATCAGTTTTACGAGAAAAGGAGACTTCTCATTGTGTCCACACCCACAGCCCGAAACCTCCTCTACAGACTGCAGTTGGGGATGCTGCAG CAAGCACAGTGTGGCCTGGATCTTCGACATGTCACAGTGGTGGAGCTGGTAGGAGTGTTCCCGACCCTCATTGGCAGGATCAGAGCAAAGATTATGCCTCCAGCTCTAGCTCTGCAGCTCAG GCTGTTGCTTCGAATCCCACTCTACTCCTTCAGCATGGTGCTAGTGGATAAGCATGGAACGGACAAAGAACGCTATGTCTCCCTAGTGACACCAATGGCTCTCTTCAACCTCATTGATACTTTCCCCTTGAGAAAAGAAGAGATGATCCTACAAGCTGAGATGGGCCAGACTTGCAATACCTGA